Proteins from a single region of Roseburia sp. 831b:
- a CDS encoding rubredoxin: protein MKYVCDVCGWEYDEEKGYPEGGIAPGTKWEDIPEDFECPLCSVGKDQFSEA from the coding sequence ATGAAATACGTATGTGATGTTTGCGGATGGGAATACGATGAGGAGAAAGGATATCCAGAAGGTGGTATTGCACCTGGTACAAAGTGGGAGGATATTCCGGAAGATTTTGAATGTCCGTTATGCTCTGTAGGAAAAGATCAGTTCTCAGAAGCATAA
- a CDS encoding desulfoferrodoxin family protein, producing MEVRYYICKHCGNIVEKVKDKGVPVICCGEPMQELKAGVTDAAVEKHVPVYTIEGSHVHVVVGETKHPMLEEHFIEWITLSTNQGIYRKQLNPGQEPVADFCLCDGELVEEVYAYCNLHGLWKC from the coding sequence ATGGAAGTAAGGTATTATATTTGTAAGCATTGTGGAAACATCGTTGAAAAGGTAAAGGATAAGGGTGTACCTGTAATTTGTTGCGGAGAACCTATGCAGGAATTAAAAGCCGGAGTGACAGATGCTGCTGTCGAGAAGCATGTACCTGTATATACGATAGAAGGCAGTCATGTTCATGTCGTGGTCGGAGAGACAAAACATCCAATGCTTGAAGAGCATTTCATTGAGTGGATTACATTAAGTACCAATCAAGGAATATACAGAAAACAGTTAAATCCAGGGCAGGAGCCGGTAGCAGATTTTTGTCTTTGCGATGGTGAACTGGTAGAAGAAGTATATGCATATTGTAATCTGCATGGATTATGGAAATGCTAG
- a CDS encoding L-lactate dehydrogenase, which yields MIGCGFVASASVFALMQSGLFTEIVLIDADKNKAEGEAMDISHGIPFASPMKIYAGDYDDVDDAAIVVISAGAGQKPGETRLDLVNKNVVIFKSIIPEIAKRNFAGIMLVVANPVDILTQVAIKLSGLPENRVIGSGTVLDSARLRNKLGEHLSVDSRSVHAFIVGEHGDSEVVAWSSANVSGVPLSEMCEMRGHYKHKENTAEIATAVKNSAYEIINKKHGIAMSVKRISEVIMRDEKSILPVSHMIHGVYDIDGVSLSMPAIVGADGIEADIPINLSGEEALKLKESADSLKKIMETIEL from the coding sequence ATGATAGGCTGTGGCTTTGTTGCTTCTGCATCGGTATTTGCTCTGATGCAGAGTGGCTTGTTTACAGAGATTGTCCTTATCGATGCAGATAAGAACAAGGCAGAAGGAGAAGCGATGGATATCAGCCATGGTATTCCATTTGCGAGTCCGATGAAAATATATGCCGGAGATTATGATGATGTGGATGATGCTGCAATTGTTGTTATATCTGCCGGAGCGGGACAGAAACCGGGAGAGACAAGGCTTGATCTCGTAAATAAAAATGTAGTAATATTTAAGTCAATCATTCCTGAAATAGCAAAGAGAAATTTTGCAGGTATCATGCTTGTAGTTGCGAATCCGGTAGATATCCTGACTCAGGTAGCCATAAAGTTATCAGGACTTCCAGAAAACAGGGTTATTGGATCGGGTACTGTGTTAGATAGTGCCAGATTAAGAAATAAGCTTGGTGAGCATTTATCTGTGGACAGCAGGAGTGTTCATGCATTTATAGTAGGTGAGCATGGAGACAGCGAAGTTGTAGCATGGTCATCAGCCAATGTATCTGGTGTTCCATTAAGTGAAATGTGTGAAATGCGTGGACATTACAAGCACAAGGAAAACACGGCAGAAATAGCTACAGCAGTCAAGAACAGTGCTTATGAGATTATAAACAAAAAGCACGGAATTGCAATGTCTGTAAAAAGAATCAGCGAAGTGATTATGAGAGATGAAAAATCAATACTTCCTGTATCACACATGATTCATGGAGTATATGATATTGACGGAGTATCGTTAAGTATGCCAGCTATTGTAGGTGCAGATGGTATTGAGGCTGATATACCTATTAATTTAAGTGGCGAGGAAGCGTTAAAGCTTAAGGAATCTGCAGATTCATTGAAAAAGATTATGGAGACAATTGAATTATAA
- the rbr gene encoding rubrerythrin has protein sequence MDRKAMYKLSYGLFVLTAREDEKDNGCIINTAIQAASEPNQLSICVNKANYTHDMIQRTGKFTVSVLSQKAQFELFKHFGFQSGRDTNKFEAFEKCARGTNGIYYITEGTNAYISVTVTKTEDLGSHTMFIGEITDMEVLSNVPSVTYDYYQNNIKPKPQEVGKTEDGQTIWRCRICGYEYVGEELPDDFICPLCKHPASDFEKVVKKTEVKEMAENKYAGTQTEKNLQEAFAGESQARNKYTYFASVAKKEGYEQMSALFLKTADNEKEHAKMWFKELAGIGDTKENLAAAAEGENYEWTDMYDGFAKTAEEEGFPELAAKFRAVGEIEKHHEERYRALLKNIETAQVFEKSEVKVWECRNCGHIVVGTKAPEVCPVCNHPQSYFEVHEENY, from the coding sequence ATGGATAGGAAAGCAATGTATAAGCTGAGTTATGGATTGTTTGTGCTGACTGCCAGAGAAGATGAAAAAGACAATGGATGTATTATTAATACAGCCATTCAGGCAGCTTCAGAACCAAACCAGTTAAGTATCTGCGTCAATAAAGCAAATTACACGCATGATATGATTCAGAGAACCGGAAAATTCACAGTATCAGTCTTAAGTCAGAAGGCACAGTTTGAATTATTCAAACATTTTGGCTTCCAATCAGGAAGGGATACCAATAAATTTGAAGCATTTGAAAAGTGTGCCAGGGGCACAAATGGTATTTATTATATTACAGAAGGTACAAATGCATACATTTCTGTAACAGTTACTAAAACAGAGGACTTGGGTTCACATACGATGTTTATCGGTGAGATAACCGATATGGAAGTTTTAAGCAATGTTCCTTCAGTAACATATGATTATTATCAGAATAATATTAAGCCTAAGCCACAGGAGGTTGGAAAAACAGAGGACGGTCAGACAATATGGCGTTGCAGAATTTGCGGATATGAATATGTAGGCGAGGAATTACCGGATGACTTTATATGTCCTTTGTGCAAGCACCCGGCATCAGATTTTGAAAAAGTAGTAAAGAAAACGGAGGTAAAAGAGATGGCAGAAAACAAATATGCAGGAACACAGACAGAGAAGAATTTACAGGAGGCATTTGCAGGGGAATCACAGGCAAGAAATAAGTATACCTATTTTGCTTCTGTAGCGAAAAAAGAAGGTTACGAGCAGATGTCAGCATTGTTTTTAAAGACTGCAGATAATGAGAAAGAACATGCAAAGATGTGGTTCAAGGAATTAGCAGGAATTGGTGATACAAAGGAAAACCTGGCGGCAGCGGCAGAAGGCGAAAATTATGAGTGGACAGATATGTATGATGGCTTTGCTAAAACAGCTGAGGAAGAAGGATTCCCTGAGCTTGCAGCAAAATTCAGGGCAGTAGGTGAGATTGAGAAGCACCATGAGGAAAGATATCGTGCACTTCTTAAGAATATTGAAACTGCACAGGTATTTGAAAAGAGCGAAGTTAAGGTATGGGAATGCCGTAACTGCGGACATATTGTGGTAGGAACTAAGGCGCCTGAAGTATGTCCGGTATGTAATCATCCACAGAGCTATTTTGAAGTACATGAAGAGAATTATTAA
- a CDS encoding Fur family transcriptional regulator has product MTSRRNTIQKDIVRNTVYEMRRHVTANEVYEFIKEAYPSIGKGTVYRNLDILVEEGALRKVEVPNGSNRFDFTLKNHYHVRCIKCGEVSDVDMDEIPDLLERIHNTHGIDFLDYDISFKGICLKCREKVKEEKNG; this is encoded by the coding sequence ATGACAAGTAGGAGAAATACCATTCAAAAAGATATCGTAAGAAATACCGTATACGAAATGAGAAGACACGTTACGGCAAATGAAGTGTATGAATTTATAAAAGAAGCATATCCATCAATTGGAAAAGGAACTGTATATAGAAATCTTGATATATTGGTAGAGGAAGGTGCATTAAGAAAGGTTGAAGTTCCGAATGGATCGAACCGGTTTGATTTTACACTGAAAAATCATTACCATGTCAGATGCATAAAATGCGGTGAGGTTTCAGATGTGGATATGGATGAAATACCGGACTTGCTGGAAAGAATTCATAACACTCATGGAATTGATTTTTTGGATTATGATATTTCATTTAAAGGCATTTGTCTGAAATGCAGGGAGAAGGTAAAGGAGGAAAAAAATGGATAG
- the yaaA gene encoding peroxide stress protein YaaA, with protein sequence MKIILSPAKKMITDTDSIEPVALPEFIDKTTELLSWLKDKSKEELKAIWKCNDKIAEQNFYRLENMDIYHILTPAVLSYEGIAFQYMAPSVFEDRQFEYIQNHLRILSAFYGVLKPMDGVTPYRLEMQAKVEIGDAKNLYEYWGELLYRSVIDDSRIIINLASKEYSKSIEKYLTPQDRYITIVFCELSGDKLVTKGTYAKMARGEMVRFIAENNIENPVEIQKFDRLGYSFRYDLSSDSEYVFERKIK encoded by the coding sequence ATGAAGATTATACTATCTCCTGCAAAAAAGATGATTACGGATACTGACAGTATAGAGCCAGTTGCTTTACCGGAGTTTATTGATAAGACAACAGAGTTATTAAGCTGGTTGAAAGATAAGTCAAAAGAGGAGTTGAAAGCTATCTGGAAATGTAATGACAAAATTGCAGAACAAAACTTTTATAGATTGGAAAACATGGATATTTACCATATACTTACTCCGGCTGTTTTATCATATGAAGGAATTGCTTTTCAATATATGGCACCATCTGTGTTTGAGGATAGGCAGTTTGAGTATATACAAAACCATTTGAGAATATTATCTGCATTTTATGGTGTTCTGAAACCAATGGATGGAGTGACACCTTATCGGTTAGAAATGCAGGCAAAGGTTGAAATAGGAGATGCAAAAAATCTGTATGAGTACTGGGGAGAATTGTTATACCGCTCAGTAATTGATGACAGTAGGATTATCATTAATCTTGCATCAAAAGAATACTCAAAATCTATAGAAAAGTATCTGACACCACAGGACAGATATATTACGATTGTATTTTGTGAGTTATCCGGAGATAAATTGGTAACAAAAGGTACCTATGCCAAGATGGCTCGTGGTGAAATGGTCAGATTCATAGCGGAAAATAATATTGAAAATCCGGTGGAGATTCAGAAATTTGACAGACTCGGATATTCGTTTCGGTATGATTTATCTTCAGATTCAGAATATGTATTTGAACGCAAAATAAAATAG
- the bcp gene encoding thioredoxin-dependent thiol peroxidase: MLETGTKAPDFELPDQNGEMHKLSDYAGRKVILYFYPKDNTAGCTKQACGFSERYPQFTEKGAVILGVSKDSVASHKRFEEKYGLAFTLLADPERKVIEAYDVWKEKKNYGKVSMGVVRTTYLIDEQGVIIKANDKVKAADDPKNMLKELD; this comes from the coding sequence ATGTTAGAAACAGGAACAAAAGCACCGGACTTTGAATTGCCGGATCAGAATGGAGAAATGCATAAATTAAGTGATTATGCAGGCAGGAAAGTGATTTTATATTTTTATCCAAAGGATAATACTGCAGGATGCACGAAGCAGGCATGTGGCTTTTCAGAGCGTTATCCTCAGTTTACGGAAAAAGGTGCGGTTATTCTCGGAGTCAGTAAGGATTCTGTAGCATCTCACAAGAGATTTGAAGAAAAATATGGACTTGCATTTACGCTTTTAGCAGATCCGGAGCGTAAAGTTATTGAAGCATATGATGTCTGGAAAGAAAAGAAAAACTATGGAAAAGTTTCTATGGGTGTGGTAAGAACAACATATCTTATTGATGAGCAGGGGGTTATCATCAAAGCCAATGATAAAGTCAAAGCGGCAGATGATCCAAAAAATATGCTTAAGGAATTAGATTGA
- a CDS encoding DUF6219 family protein, with amino-acid sequence MKAHKYWSIGTLITMIGTLYTGYKGSKLSHKYFAFGSLICMIMAVYSGHKMISGNKKSGKKIEKKEVEK; translated from the coding sequence GTGAAAGCACATAAATACTGGTCAATTGGAACATTAATTACAATGATAGGTACTCTTTACACAGGATACAAGGGTTCAAAATTAAGCCACAAATATTTTGCATTTGGCTCTTTGATATGTATGATTATGGCAGTTTATTCTGGTCATAAAATGATTTCTGGTAATAAGAAATCAGGAAAAAAGATAGAAAAGAAAGAGGTGGAGAAATAA
- a CDS encoding cytidylate kinase-like family protein codes for MAKRIITISREFGSGGRFIGEEVAKKLGIKYYDRDIIAQIAEQSGFSPEYIKENAELSPKKGLFAYAFSGRDITGKSIEDMVYEAQRNVILDIAAKESCVIIGRNADFILKDRDDVLNVFIHGDMSEKIKRICALYRVSEDDAVKMMNDTDKRRSTNYNFYTEQKWGMAGNYTLSLNSSQLGYGMCERMILECVNH; via the coding sequence ATGGCAAAAAGAATTATTACAATCAGCAGAGAGTTTGGAAGCGGTGGACGCTTTATCGGCGAAGAAGTGGCAAAGAAGCTTGGCATAAAATATTACGACAGAGACATCATTGCCCAAATTGCAGAGCAGTCAGGCTTTTCCCCGGAATACATTAAAGAAAACGCTGAATTGTCTCCAAAGAAAGGCTTGTTTGCATATGCTTTTTCCGGGCGCGACATCACCGGAAAATCGATAGAAGATATGGTATATGAAGCACAACGAAACGTCATTTTGGATATCGCAGCAAAAGAGAGCTGCGTTATTATTGGAAGAAATGCTGACTTTATCTTAAAGGACAGGGATGATGTACTGAATGTATTTATTCATGGCGATATGTCGGAAAAAATAAAGCGGATATGCGCGTTGTACCGTGTTTCGGAGGATGATGCTGTAAAAATGATGAATGACACCGATAAAAGGCGCAGCACAAATTATAATTTTTATACGGAGCAGAAATGGGGCATGGCGGGGAATTATACGCTTTCCTTGAACAGTTCACAGCTTGGGTATGGTATGTGTGAGAGGATGATTCTGGAGTGTGTGAACCATTAA
- a CDS encoding MATE family efflux transporter: protein MAESNKMKEMPVNKLMVQMGIPMILSMALQAVYNIVDSAFVGNMREGSEAALNALTLVFPVQMLMVAVGIGTGVGTNALLARTLGQGNSKKAAKVAGNSLFLGGIIYAVCLLFGIFGVKAYIASQTADPEVISMGTSYLKICCVISFGIIFFSLFEKLLQATGRSLYSTIGQVAGAVINIILDPILIYGIGPVPKMGVEGAAYATVIGQVVSAVVLFLFHMKLNKEFEHDVKYMKPDGKIIKEIYAIGLPAIIAQALMSIMVYVMNLILKFNPSAQTAYGLFYKVQQFVLFLAFGLRDAITPIIAFAYGMGNKKRIKDGMKYGLLYTAALMIFGILITEIFPGAFATLFNAGQSKEFFISAMRIISISFIFAGINVAYQGIYQALDGGIESLVISLLRQLVIILPLAGVFSMFVRNGQAGVALIWWAFPVTELVACLVGYVFLKRIRKKKVENLR from the coding sequence ATGGCAGAAAGTAACAAAATGAAGGAGATGCCGGTAAATAAGCTCATGGTTCAAATGGGAATTCCCATGATTTTATCGATGGCATTGCAGGCAGTTTACAATATCGTAGACAGTGCCTTCGTCGGAAACATGAGAGAAGGAAGTGAGGCAGCGCTGAATGCCCTGACACTGGTATTTCCGGTTCAGATGCTGATGGTCGCAGTAGGAATCGGTACCGGAGTGGGAACAAACGCACTTCTTGCAAGAACTCTGGGACAGGGCAACAGCAAAAAAGCGGCAAAGGTTGCAGGAAACAGTCTGTTTCTTGGAGGGATTATTTATGCAGTGTGCCTGTTGTTTGGAATTTTCGGAGTAAAAGCATACATCGCATCCCAGACAGCAGACCCGGAAGTTATATCCATGGGAACAAGCTATCTTAAGATATGCTGTGTGATTTCTTTTGGGATTATTTTCTTCTCGCTGTTTGAAAAATTATTGCAGGCAACCGGTCGTTCCCTTTATTCCACAATCGGTCAAGTCGCAGGTGCGGTCATAAATATTATTCTTGACCCAATTTTGATTTATGGTATCGGGCCGGTTCCAAAGATGGGAGTAGAGGGTGCAGCGTATGCCACGGTAATCGGTCAGGTTGTATCAGCGGTAGTATTGTTCCTTTTCCATATGAAATTGAATAAGGAGTTTGAACATGATGTGAAATACATGAAGCCGGATGGCAAAATTATCAAGGAAATTTATGCCATTGGGCTTCCGGCCATTATTGCACAGGCACTTATGTCCATTATGGTGTATGTGATGAACCTTATCCTAAAATTCAATCCATCGGCTCAGACAGCATACGGTCTCTTTTACAAAGTCCAACAGTTTGTATTGTTCCTTGCCTTTGGACTGCGAGATGCAATTACACCAATCATCGCATTTGCCTATGGAATGGGAAATAAAAAACGGATAAAGGATGGTATGAAATATGGACTGCTCTATACCGCAGCTCTGATGATTTTCGGTATCCTTATCACAGAAATTTTTCCGGGAGCCTTTGCCACACTGTTTAACGCAGGACAGTCAAAAGAATTTTTTATCAGCGCTATGCGAATTATCTCTATCAGTTTTATTTTTGCGGGAATCAATGTGGCATATCAGGGAATTTATCAGGCATTAGACGGCGGTATCGAGTCCCTCGTGATTTCACTGCTTAGACAGCTTGTAATTATATTGCCGCTGGCAGGAGTTTTCTCAATGTTTGTCAGAAATGGTCAGGCTGGAGTTGCGCTGATTTGGTGGGCCTTCCCGGTAACAGAGCTTGTGGCTTGTCTGGTGGGTTATGTATTTTTAAAGAGAATCCGTAAGAAAAAAGTGGAAAATTTACGTTAA